From a region of the Sminthopsis crassicaudata isolate SCR6 chromosome 6, ASM4859323v1, whole genome shotgun sequence genome:
- the RHOH gene encoding rho-related GTP-binding protein RhoH, translating to MLNSIKCVLVGDAAVGKTALLVRFTSETFPEMYKPTVYENAGVDVFMDGIQISLGLWDTAGNDAFKSIRPLSYQQADVVLMCYSVANHNSFLSLRNKWIAEIRSNLPCTPVLVVATQTDQREMGPHRASCINSVDGKRLAQEVKAKGYLECSALSNRGVQQVFECAVRTAVNHARRRSRRKLFSMNECKIF from the coding sequence ATGCTGAATTCCATCAAATGTGTGTTGGTGGGGGACGCAGCGGTGGGAAAAACAGCCCTCTTGGTGCGCTTCACGTCCGAGACGTTCCCTGAGATGTATAAGCCCACAGTGTATGAGAACGCCGGGGTGGACGTCTTCATGGATGGCATCCAGATCAGCCTGGGCCTTTGGGACACGGCCGGCAACGACGCCTTCAAAAGCATCCGTCCCCTCTCCTACCAGCAGGCCGACGTGGTGCTCATGTGCTACTCTGTGGCCAACCATAACTCCTTCTTGAGCCTGAGAAACAAATGGATTGCTGAGATACGGAGCAATTTGCCCTGTACACCGGTGCTGGTGGTGGCCACACAGACTGACCAGCGGGAAATGGGACCCCACAGGGCCTCCTGTATTAACTCAGTGGATGGGAAAAGGCTGGCCCAGGAGGTGAAGGCCAAGGGCTACCTGGAGTGCTCGGCTCTTAGCAACCGAGGGGTGCAACAGGTATTCGAGTGTGCCGTCAGAACTGCAGTTAATCATGCTAGGAGAAGGAGCAGGAGGAAGCTCTTCTCCATGAATGAGTGCAAGATCTTTTAA